A section of the Humulus lupulus chromosome 2, drHumLupu1.1, whole genome shotgun sequence genome encodes:
- the LOC133815440 gene encoding extensin-like, whose amino-acid sequence MTNIEKSIKELVTKRNLRLVGLLAPHQDMRESTVRSTTGGEIPEQHQDVSQPPIRWATGVTIREPSSLPRAAAIPTQHGKGKQKIPEHPEPILESSNENVMPFDDAFGLDSLPKATAPTSRKKESRRHPGESSSDPSKKRAQTEDPPTPVPSKETTPPPALIDQTPPLAPIDPTPPPTPIDQTPPDQSGNTP is encoded by the exons ATGACAAACATCGAAAAGAGCATCAAGGAGTTGGTAACTAAAAGAAActtaaggctggttggccttctaGCACCTCATCAAGATATGAGGGAGTCTACAGTAAGGAGTACTACTGGAGGAGAGATCCCTGAGCAGCACCAGGATGTGTCACAGCCCCCGATAAGGTGGGCaacaggagtgaccatcagggaaccttcTAGCCTCCCACGAGCTGCTGCAATTCCGACCCAACACGGGAAGGGCAAGCAGAAAATTCCTGAACACCCTGAGCCCATACTCGAGTCCTCTAATGAGAACG TCATGCCTTTCGACGATGCATTTGGTCTGGACAGCCTACCCAAAGCCACTGCTCCTACGAGCAGAAAGAAGGAAAGCAGGCGAcatcctggggaaagcagtaGTGATCCCTCAAAGAAAAGGGCTCAGACTGAGGATCCTCCTACACCTGTACCTTCCAAGGAaactactcctcctccagctctcATCGACCAGACTCCTCCATTAGCTCCCATCGACCCGACTCCTCCACCAACACCCATCGACCAGACTCCTCCTGATCAGTCAGGAAATACTCCATGA